The Neodiprion virginianus isolate iyNeoVirg1 chromosome 5, iyNeoVirg1.1, whole genome shotgun sequence genome contains a region encoding:
- the LOC124306442 gene encoding mucin-22-like isoform X12, with translation MLSPNRVLLVISILASSTSSGSANTCTEGQYMNEETKQCTDIPGGGYYVSEATEICETSSLYPHSQNPTQYYFCSSNVLVLMECEEEKYYNWLIETCTTEIVIEVIPTIRIKNGIRDDIELDSCNTTGRFPVEVDCKVFYMCSTNTTHYFQQMMQCPSGTTYNGRSQICSVNRPCDDENSGCETNDESSTTEEATTFSESTTSGDTTTSGSSSTSESSTTEGATTSVKWTTPEVSTTGRSTTTTESPTTTECSTTEEETTSSETTTSGDTTTSGSSSTSESWTTEGATTSVKWTTPEVSTTRESTTTTQRPTTTESSTTEKEITSSETTTSGDTTTSGSSSTSESWTTEGATTSVKWTTPEVSTTGESTTTTQSPTTTESSTTEKETTSSETTTSGDTTTSGSSSTSESWTTEGATTSVEWTTPGASTTGESTTTTQSPTTTESSTTENETTSLETTTSGDTTTSGSSSTSASWTTEEATTSVKWTTPEASTTGESTTTTQSPTTTESSTTEKETTSSKTTTSGDTTTSGSSSTSESWTTKGATTSVEWTTPGASTTGESTTTTQSPTTTESSTTEKETTSSETTTSGDTTTSGSSSTSASWTTEDATTSVKWTTPEVSTTGESTTTTQSPTTTESSTTENETTSSETTTSGDTTTSGSSSTSESWTTEEATTSVKWTTPEVSTTGESTTTTQSPTTTESSTTEKETTSSETTTSGDTTTSGSSSTSASWTTEEATTSVKWTTPEVSTTGESTTTTQSPTTTESSTTENETTSSETTTSGDTTTSGSSSTSESWTTEKETTSVKWTTPGASTTGESTTTTESTTTTECSTTEEETTSSETTTSGDTTTSGSSSTSESWTTEGATTSVKWTTPEVSTTGESTTTTQSPTTTESSTTEKETTSSETTTSGDTTTSGSSSTSESWTTKGATTSVEWTTPGASTTGESTTTTQSPNTTETSTTEKETTSSETTTSGDTTTSGSSSTSDSWTTEKETTSVKWTTPGASTTGESTTTTQSPTTTESSTTENETTSSETTTSGDTTTSGSSSTSESWTTEKETTSVKWTTPGASTTGESTTTTQSPNTTETSTTEKETTSSETTTNGDTTTSGSSSTSESWTTEEATTSVKWTTPEASTTGESTTTTQSPTTTESSTTEKETTSSETTTSGDTTTSGSSSTSASWTTEEATTSVKWTTPEVSTTGESTTTTQSPNTTETSTTEKETTSSETTTSGDTTTSGSSSTSDSWTTEKETTSVKWTTPGASTTGESTTTTQSPTTTESSTTENETTSSETTTSGDTTTSGSSSTSESWTTEKETTSVKWTTPGASTTGESTTTTQSPNTTETSTTEKETTSSETTTNGDTTTSGSSSTSESWTTEKETTSVKWTTPGASTTGESTTTTQSPNTTETSTTEKETTSSETTTNGDTTTSGSSSTSDSWTTEKETTSVKWTTPGASTTGESTTTTQSPTTTESLTTEKETTSLETTTSGDTTTSGSSSTSESWTTEEATTSVKWTTPEASTTGESTTTTQSPTTTESSTTEKETTSSETTTSGDTTTSGSSSTSESWTTKGATTSVEWTTPGASTTGESTTTTQSQTTTESSTTEKETTSSETTTSGDTTTSGSSSTSASWTTEEATTSVKWTTPEVSTTGESTTTTQSPTTTESSTTEKETTSSETTTSGDTTTSGSSSTSESWTTEEATTSVKLTTPEVSTSGKSTTTTESPTTEEKTTSPESTTSSDTTTSESSSTSESWTTEKETTSVEWTTLGASTTGESTTTTQSPTTTESSTTEKETTSSETTISGDTTTSGSSSTSESWTTKGATTSVEWTTPGALTTGESTTTTQSPTTTESSTTENETTSSETTTSGDTTTSGSSSTSESWTTEEATTSVKWTTPEASTTGESTTTTQSPTTTESSTTEKETTSSETTTSGDTTTSGSSSTSESWTTKGATTSVEWTTPGASTTGESTTTTQSQTTTESSTTEKETTSSETTTSGDTTTSGSSSTSESWTTEGATTSVKWTTLGASTTGESTTTTGSSFTTESSTTVGRSSTASTMTTDSRTTMEEMTSTGSTERTTDSSTTICVDVTLSPITTTATVPVTVECSSVGFTRVENSCTEYIQCTSEMLNTNTSTLPYKCPTCLRFNEQLAVCDYVSNVPECSNGASSSEKCTGPGTFRNTQDLQKYYTCENINDEILMTSHTCSGELIFNPDTLSCDDPASVTTIVQADECYTIGFFANSVHCGEFFMCTMETDALVQINSTCPPGLIYNEYGGYCTDATEIPGFSAVSDLDPTR, from the exons ATGCTCTCGCCGAACAGGGTCCTACTCGTGATATCAATACTTGCTTCAAGTACCTCGTCAGGATCC GCGAATACATGTACGGAGGGGCAGTACATGAATGAAGAAACGAAACAATGCACTGATATACCTGGAGGAGGGTACTATGTTTCGGAAGCAACGGAAATTTGCGAAACCAGTAGTTTGTATCCGCATTCACAGAACCCGACACAATATTACTTCTGCTCGTCGAATGTACTAGTTTTGATGGAGTGTGAGGAGGAGAAATACTACAATTGGCTGATAGAAACTTGTACAACTGAAATTGTGATAGAAGTGATTCCCACCATTCGAATTAAGAATGGAATTCGTGACGATATCGAATTGGATTCATGCAATACGACCGGTCGATTTCCTGTTGAGGTGGACTGCAAGGTGTTCTACATGTGTAGCACCAACACAACACATTATTTTCAGCAAATGATGCAATGTCCATCCGGTACTACGTATAATGGACGTAGTCAAATTTGCTCGGTAAACAGACCGTGCGATGATGAGAATAGCGGGTGTGAGACTAATGACGAGAGTTCCACTACCGAGGAAGCGACCACTTTTTCTGAATCGACGACAAGCGGAGACACAACTACATCCGGAAGTTCATCAACATCAGAAAGTTCGACGACTGAGGGAGCAACTACGTCCGTCAAATGGACGACTCCGGAAGTGTCGACGACAG GCAGAAGCACGACCACGACAGAAAGTCCAACGACGACTGAATGTTCAACTACAGAGGAAGAGACTACTTCCTCGGAAACGACAACTAGCGGAGACACAACTACATCCGGAAGTTCATCAACATCTGAAAGTTGGACGACTGAGGGAGCAACAACGTCCGTCAAATGGACGACTCCAGAAGTGTCGACGACACGCGAAAGCACGACTACGACGCAAAGACCAACTACTACTGAAAGTTCAACTACGGAGAAAGAGATTACTTCTTCGGAAACGACAACCAGCGGAGACACAACTACATCCGGAAGTTCATCAACATCAGAAAGTTGGACAACTGAGGGAGCAACTAC ATCCGTCAAATGGACCACTCCAGAAGTGTCGACGACAGGCGAAAGCACGACTACGACGCAAAGTCCAACCACGACTGAAAG TTCAACTACGGAGAAAGAGACTACTTCTTCGGAAACGACAACCAGCGGAGACACAACTACATCCGGAAGTTCATCAACATCAGAAAGTTGGACTACTGAGGGAGCAACTACATCCGTCGAATGGACAACACCGGGAGCGTCGACAACAGGCGAAAGCACGACTACGACGCAAAGTCCAACCACGACTGAAAGTTCAACTACGGAGAACGAGACTACTTCTTTGGAAACGACAACCAGCGGAGACACAACTACATCCGGAAGTTCATCAACCTCCGCAAGTTGGACGACTGAGGAAGCAACAACATCCGTCAAATGGACGACGCCGGAAGCGTCGACGACAGGCGAAAGCACGACTACGACGCAAAGTCCAACCACGACTGAAAGTTCAACTACGGAGAAAGAGACTACTTCTTCGAAAACGACAACCAGCGGAGACACAACTACATCCGGAAGTTCATCAACATCAGAAAGTTGGACTACTAAGGGAGCAACTACATCCGTCGAATGGACAACACCGGGAGCGTCGACAACAGGCGAAAGCACAACTACGACGCAAAGTCCAACCACGACTGAAAGTTCAACTACGGAGAAAGAGACAACTTCTTCGGAAACGACAACCAGCGGAGACACAACTACATCCGGAAGTTCATCAACATCCGCAAGTTGGACGACTGAGGATGCAACTACATCCGTCAAATGGACCACTCCAGAAGTGTCGACGACAGGCGAAAGCACGACTACGACGCAAAGTCCAACCACGACTGAAAGTTCAACGACGGAGAACGAGACTACTTCTTCGGAAACGACAACTAGCGGAGACACAACTACATCCGGAAGTTCATCAACATCCGAAAGTTGGACGACTGAGGAAGCAACAACATCCGTCAAATGGACGACGCCGGAAGTGTCGACGACAGGCGAAAGCACGACTACGACGCAAAGTCCAACCACGACTGAAAGTTCAACTACGGAGAAAGAGACAACTTCTTCGGAAACGACAACCAGCGGAGACACAACTACATCCGGAAGTTCATCAACATCCGCAAGTTGGACGACTGAGGAAGCAACTACATCCGTCAAATGGACCACTCCAGAAGTGTCGACGACAGGCGAAAGCACGACTACGACGCAAAGTCCAACCACGACTGAAAGTTCAACTACGGAGAACGAGACTACTTCTTCGGAAACGACAACTAGCGGAGACACAACTACATCCGGAAGTTCATCAACATCAGAAAGTTGGACCACTGAGAAAGAAACAACATCCGTCAAATGGACGACACCGGGAGCGTCGACGACAGGCGAAAGCACGACTACGACCGAAAGCACAACGACGACTGAATGTTCAACCACGGAGGAAGAGACTACTTCCTCGGAAACGACAACTAGCGGAGACACAACTACATCCGGAAGTTCATCAACATCCGAAAGTTGGACGACTGAGGGAGCAACTACATCCGTCAAATGGACCACTCCAGAAGTGTCGACGACAGGCGAAAGCACGACTACGACGCAAAGTCCAACCACGACTGAAAGTTCAACTACAGAGAAAGAGACTACTTCCTCGGAAACGACAACCAGCGGAGACACAACTACATCCGGAAGTTCATCAACATCAGAAAGTTGGACGACTAAGGGAGCAACTACATCCGTCGAATGGACGACGCCGGGAGCGTCGACGACAGGCGAAAGCACGACTACGACGCAAAGTCCGAATACGACTGAAACTTCAACTACGGAGAAAGAGACTACTTCCTCGGAAACGACAACCAGCGGAGACACAACTACATCTGGAAGTTCATCAACATCCGATAGTTGGACCACTGAGAAAGAAACAACATCCGTCAAATGGACGACGCCGGGAGCGTCGACGACAGGCGAAAGCACGACTACGACGCAAAGTCCAACCACGACTGAAAGTTCAACTACGGAGAACGAGACTACTTCTTCGGAAACGACAACCAGCGGAGACACAACTACATCCGGAAGTTCATCAACATCCGAAAGTTGGACCACTGAGAAAGAAACAACATCCGTCAAATGGACGACGCCGGGAGCGTCGACGACAGGCGAAAGCACGACTACGACGCAAAGTCCGAATACGACTGAAACTTCAACTACGGAGAAAGAGACTACTTCCTCGGAAACGACAACCAACGGAGACACAACTACATCCGGAAGTTCATCAACATCCGAAAGTTGGACGACTGAGGAAGCAACAACATCCGTCAAATGGACGACGCCGGAAGCGTCGACGACAGGCGAAAGCACGACTACGACGCAAAGTCCAACCACGACTGAAAGTTCAACTACGGAGAAAGAGACAACTTCTTCGGAAACGACAACCAGCGGAGACACAACTACATCCGGAAGTTCATCAACATCCGCAAGTTGGACGACTGAGGAAGCAACTACATCCGTCAAATGGACCACTCCAGAAGTGTCGACGACAG GCGAAAGCACGACTACGACGCAAAGTCCGAATACGACTGAAACTTCAACTACGGAGAAAGAGACTACTTCCTCGGAAACGACAACCAGCGGAGACACAACTACATCTGGAAGTTCATCAACATCCGATAGTTGGACCACTGAGAAAGAAACAACATCCGTCAAATGGACGACGCCGGGAGCGTCGACGACAGGCGAAAGCACGACTACGACGCAAAGTCCAACCACGACTGAAAGTTCAACTACGGAGAACGAGACTACTTCTTCGGAAACGACAACCAGCGGAGACACAACTACATCCGGAAGTTCATCAACATCCGAAAGTTGGACCACTGAGAAAGAAACAACATCCGTCAAATGGACGACGCCGGGAGCGTCGACGACAGGCGAAAGCACGACTACGACGCAAAGTCCGAATACGACTGAAACTTCAACTACGGAGAAAGAGACTACTTCCTCGGAAACGACAACCAACGGAGACACAACTACATCCGGAAGTTCATCAACATCCGAAAGTTGGACCACTGAGAAAGAAACAACATCCGTCAAATGGACGACGCCGGGAGCGTCGACGACAGGCGAAAGCACGACTACGACGCAAAGTCCGAATACGACTGAAACTTCAACTACGGAGAAAGAGACTACTTCCTCGGAAACGACAACCAACGGAGACACAACTACATCTGGAAGTTCATCAACATCCGATAGTTGGACCACTGAGAAAGAAACAACATCCGTCAAATGGACGACGCCGGGAGCGTCGACGACAGGCGAAAGCACGACTACGACGCAAAGTCCAACCACGACTGAAAGTTTAACTACGGAGAAAGAGACTACTTCTTTGGAAACGACAACCAGCGGAGACACAACTACATCCGGAAGTTCATCAACATCCGAAAGTTGGACGACTGAGGAAGCAACAACATCCGTCAAATGGACGACGCCGGAAGCGTCGACGACAGGCGAAAGCACGACTACGACGCAAAGTCCAACCACGACTGAAAGTTCAACTACGGAGAAAGAGACTACTTCTTCGGAAACGACAACCAGCGGAGACACAACTACATCCGGAAGTTCATCAACATCAGAAAGTTGGACTACTAAGGGAGCAACTACATCCGTCGAATGGACAACACCGGGAGCGTCGACAACAGGCGAAAGCACGACTACGACGCAAAGTCAAACCACGACTGAAAGTTCAACTACGGAGAAAGAGACAACTTCTTCGGAAACGACAACCAGCGGAGACACAACTACATCCGGAAGTTCATCAACATCCGCAAGTTGGACGACTGAGGAAGCAACTACATCCGTCAAATGGACCACTCCAGAAGTGTCGACGACAGGCGAAAGCACGACTACGACGCAAAGTCCAACCACGACTGAAAGTTCAACTACGGAGAAAGAGACTACTTCTTCGGAAACGACAACCAGCGGAGACACAACTACATCCGGAAGTTCATCAACATCAGAAAGTTGGACAACTGAGGAAGCAACTACATCCGTCAAATTGACGACTCCAGAAGTGTCGACGTCAGGCAAAAGCACGACTACGACGGAAAGCCCaactacggaggaaaagaCTACTTCTCCCGAATCGACGACAAGCAGTGACACAACTACATCCGAAAGTTCATCAACATCAGAAAGTTGGACCACTGAGAAAGAAACAACATCCGTCGAATGGACGACGCTAGGAGCGTCGACGACAGGCGAAAGCACGACTACGACGCAAAGTCCAACCACGACTGAAAGTTCAACTACGGAGAAAGAGACTACTTCCTCGGAAACGACAATCAGCGGAGACACAACTACATCCGGAAGTTCATCAACATCAGAAAGTTGGACTACTAAGGGAGCAACTACATCTGTCGAATGGACAACACCGGGAGCGTTGACAACAGGCGAAAGCACGACTACGACGCAAAGTCCAACCACGACTGAAAGTTCAACTACGGAGAACGAGACTACTTCTTCGGAAACGACAACCAGCGGAGACACAACTACATCCGGAAGTTCATCAACATCAGAAAGTTGGACGACTGAGGAAGCAACAACATCCGTCAAATGGACGACGCCGGAAGCGTCGACGACAGGCGAAAGCACGACTACGACGCAAAGTCCAACCACGACTGAAAGTTCAACTACGGAGAAAGAGACTACTTCTTCGGAAACGACAACCAGCGGAGACACAACTACATCCGGAAGTTCATCAACATCAGAAAGTTGGACTACTAAGGGAGCAACTACATCCGTCGAATGGACAACACCGGGAGCGTCGACAACAGGCGAAAGCACGACTACGACGCAAAGTCAAACCACGACTGAAAGTTCAACTACGGAGAAAGAGACAACTTCTTCGGAAACGACAACCAGCGGAGACACAACTACATCCGGAAGTTCATCAACATCCGAAAGTTGGACGACTGAGGGAGCAACTACATCCGTCAAATGGACGACGCTGGGAGCGTCGACGACAGGCGAAAGCACGACTACGACTGGAAGTTCATTCACGACGGAGAGTTCAACCACTGTGGGACGGTCGAGCACAGCAAGTACGATGACCACCGACAGCCGAACCACTATGGAGGAGATGACTTCCACGGGTTCAACAGAAAGAACCACTGATAGTTCCACTACCATTTGTGTAGATGTTACATTATCCCCAATTACGACAACGGCCACAGTGCCAGTAACAG tTGAGTGTTCTTCCGTGGGATTTACGAGAGTTGAAAACAGCTGCACGGAATACATACAATGCACCAGTGAAATGTTAAACACTAATACTTCAACTTTGCCTTATAAATGCCCCACTTGTCTTCGGTTCAACGAACAACTTGCCGTTTGTGATTACGTATCAAACGTACCAGAATGTTCGAATGGTGCAAGTTCTTCAGAAAAATGCACTGGACCAGGAACATTCAGGAATACTCAAGATCTTCAGAAATATTACACATGTGAAAATATCAATGATGAAATTCTAATGACATCACATACCTGTTCAGGAGAATTAATCTTCAACCCAGATACCCTATCATGCGATGATCCAGCGAGTGTTACAACTATAGTGCAAGCTGACGAGTGTTATACAATTGGTTTCTTTGCTAATTCGGTACACTGTGGAGAGTTTTTCATGTGCACCATGGAAACCGATGCATTGGTTCAAATAAACTCCACCTGTCCACCTGGACTAATCTACAATGAATATGGAGGATATTGTACAGATGCCACCGAAATACCAGGAT TTTCAGCTGTCAGCGATCTGGACCCAACAAGATAA